The nucleotide window CGGCGGTCGCCGAGGAGCCGGTTGCGCGCGCGGAGCCACTGGCCCACCCCCCGCCGCGTCAGCGTCTCCTGCAGGAGCAGAGCGATCTCCCGGAGATCGCGCAGGCGATCCTCGGCCTGGGGCCGGATCGCGGACGTCCGTTGCCAGTTCCGCACGGATCGGGCGGTGGCCCGAGTCGCCAGCGCGATCGCCGCCTGCGTGAGCCCGAACTGACGGAGCGCGTGTACCACGTCAGCGGCCTCGACGGCGCGCTCCAGCGGGACGGGGCGCGGCGGTGCCGCCACTCGCTTCACCGCCCGCCGGTGGGCGACCCGGGTCTGCCGGTCACGCGGCGCGTGCGCTCGCGTAGGACATCACTTCCTCTCTAGTTTCCTCTTTGTCTGCCTCAAAAGTTACCTTCTTCGCTGCCGCGTGTCCACTGGATTCTCATCCGCGCTCAGGCTGTCGTCAGCG belongs to Candidatus Rokuibacteriota bacterium and includes:
- a CDS encoding DUF2384 domain-containing protein; translation: MAAPPRPVPLERAVEAADVVHALRQFGLTQAAIALATRATARSVRNWQRTSAIRPQAEDRLRDLREIALLLQETLTRRGVGQWLRARNRLLGDRRPLEALAAGETQAVREAAAAYVEGAYV